The Candidatus Equadaptatus faecalis genomic sequence TGTTTGGCGCGGATGTTGAAAGTACTTGTCATTATAAACATGTTCGGTGCACCGGACTGTTCTGCGAGGCCGATGAATACGGAGAGAAATTTTTTGCCTATGCCCATGCCGCGGTATTTTTTCTTTACGCCGAGCAGCGCAAGGTACGGAAGCTCCGCAAAACCTTCCATAAGCACAACCATAACTCCGGCGATTTCACCTTCCGCAGTGCGGGCTGTAAGCGTGTTGCCGTTTCTCGTCGCGGGGTCAAGCATAAAGGAGAGCGACTCAGGATGAGGTTTGAAATAGTGGTCATGCAGCGCTGAATCGTCAAATACCGGAT encodes the following:
- a CDS encoding GNAT family N-acetyltransferase; amino-acid sequence: MTALHVTIEKATEAMLPEMYPVFDDSALHDHYFKPHPESLSFMLDPATRNGNTLTARTAEGEIAGVMVVLMEGFAELPYLALLGVKKKYRGMGIGKKFLSVFIGLAEQSGAPNMFIMTSTFNIRAKQLYESVGFKKIGIIPDYLIKGIDEIMFVRPNKQLKRK